A region from the Drosophila bipectinata strain 14024-0381.07 chromosome 3R, DbipHiC1v2, whole genome shotgun sequence genome encodes:
- the LOC108130287 gene encoding LOW QUALITY PROTEIN: uncharacterized protein (The sequence of the model RefSeq protein was modified relative to this genomic sequence to represent the inferred CDS: inserted 1 base in 1 codon; deleted 1 base in 1 codon; substituted 3 bases at 3 genomic stop codons), producing MPCQDINVGXTGVLFELNKCQRRGETASKLSLPFHPVPFAXPKPNRTELNXSFLEPRFQALLYSICMSCHSALKTQNINTLTPSFLSGCRKQTTQCTQTQILAHQYNGSGGSNKTPCWIIQLDAISRHNARYAPPSLHPTANGTRQQKQHWKQXRHRDQEQFQLQQQQQPQAMAAHTADEVAIQSHKHVERGRKVSAKPRSRRCH from the exons ATGCCGTGCCAGGACATCAATGTCG ACACTGGCGTGCTATTTGAATTGAACAAGTGTCAGCGTCGAGGGGAAACAGCGTCGAAGCTGTCG CTCCCCTTTCACCCTGTTCCATTTGCCTGACCCAAGCCGAAccgaactgaactgaactgatCCTTTCTGGAGCCTCGTTTTCAGGCACTGTTGTACAGCATTTGCATGTCCTGCCACTCCGCTCTCAAAACTCAAAATATTAACACTTTAACGCCAAGTTTTTTATCCGGCTGCCGGAAACAGACAACACAGtgcacacaaacacaaatacTAGCGCACCAGTACAACGGCAGTGGCGGCAGCAACAAAACGCCATGTTGGATTATTCAACTCGACGCCATTTCGCGTCACAATGCGCGCTATGCGCCGCCATCATTGCACCCGACAGCAAACGGCACACGGCAGCAGAAACAACACTGGAAGCAGTAGCGGCACCGGGACCAAGAACAattccaactgcaacagcaacaacagccacaAGCCATGGCGGCCCACACGGCGGATGAAGTTGCAATTCAAAGTCATAAACACGTGGAGCGTGGGCGCAAAGTCTCAGCTAAGCCGCGAAGCAGGCGCTGCCACTGA
- the LOC108130447 gene encoding uncharacterized protein: MCQQKSTLKRLNFCTKFRACILWALWNIISGCLFIPLHIRFVKHLELQVTILVLGFICGVSFILSGIILLIGLVKKIRWMVCFSIVFSTIGTLFIHWLIIPFVLYFIFTFVVFNYYQVDMAKDDRYKIPRK; the protein is encoded by the exons ATGTGCCAGCAGAAGAGCACCTTAAAGCGTCTGAATTTTTGCACGAAATTTCGAGCCTGTATTTTGTGGGCCTTGTGGAACATAATCAGCGGATGTCTTTTCATTC CTTTGCACATTAGATTCGTAAAACATCTGGAGTTGCAAGTTACTATTCTGGTTTTAGGCTTCATTTGCGGagtatcttttattttatctgGCATTATACTTCTAATTGGACTTGTTAAA aaaatacgATGGATGGTGTGTTTTTCTATTGTTTTCTCCACTATTGGGACTTTGTTTATCCATTGGCTTATTATTCCTTTTG tgctttattttattttcacgtttgtggtttttaattattatcaaGTGGACATGGCAAAAGatgatcgttataaaattccaagaaaataa